From a single Thermoanaerobaculia bacterium genomic region:
- a CDS encoding SUMF1/EgtB/PvdO family nonheme iron enzyme produces the protein MAIGIVLAFAPCPAGAQTVTSIAGSTVTISAGTKQGVAKGMTGKLCVDEMVSGQKMPVCAATFEVVSVAEGSATARITGGETAAVTVGHRVTLEQPLDPAAATAAPAARFAAAPVPSKAATAEELLAAGNRLYDGKDWSGAATRFRELERRFPQHAEAGYAAKLAATCEERAAVVRAETEQAARSAIASAGAAEIVAKARRLLDAGLWAEAKSEAERALALDPASREATVLRAEAESHLGPPKEIQDRRTGIRWKLIPAGAFTIGCTAGDPDCYPDEIPAHAVTISRPYYLAASETTVGQYRRFANSVSGVTPTPPGFSQGEDHPVVKVTWGDAEAFCGWAGGRLPTEAEWEYAARAGRSDGRYPWGNQISHESANYAGTEGRDSWAYTSPVQGFAPNGYGLHDMAGNAWEWVQDGYGSYWSGAATDPTGPSSSSKRVLRGGSWSHQSRWLRVSNRHSYLSGDRNDNIGFRCAKTEIP, from the coding sequence ATGGCGATCGGCATCGTCCTGGCGTTCGCGCCTTGTCCTGCAGGCGCTCAGACGGTGACGTCGATCGCCGGCTCGACGGTGACGATCTCCGCTGGCACGAAGCAGGGGGTCGCGAAGGGGATGACCGGCAAGTTGTGCGTGGACGAGATGGTCTCTGGCCAGAAGATGCCGGTGTGCGCGGCGACATTCGAGGTGGTCTCGGTAGCCGAGGGGAGCGCCACGGCGCGGATCACCGGGGGAGAAACTGCGGCGGTGACGGTTGGCCATCGAGTGACCTTAGAGCAGCCCCTAGATCCGGCAGCCGCGACCGCGGCGCCGGCCGCGAGGTTTGCCGCCGCGCCGGTGCCTTCGAAAGCCGCAACTGCGGAGGAGCTTCTCGCTGCGGGCAATCGCCTCTACGACGGGAAGGACTGGTCTGGCGCCGCGACGAGGTTTCGCGAGCTCGAGCGTCGCTTTCCGCAACATGCGGAGGCCGGCTACGCTGCGAAGCTCGCAGCGACCTGCGAGGAACGCGCCGCGGTAGTGCGCGCGGAAACGGAACAGGCAGCGCGCTCCGCGATCGCCAGCGCGGGCGCGGCGGAGATCGTCGCCAAAGCGCGCCGTCTCCTCGACGCCGGCCTCTGGGCGGAGGCGAAGTCCGAAGCTGAACGGGCCCTCGCCCTCGATCCTGCGAGCCGCGAGGCGACGGTACTGCGAGCCGAGGCGGAAAGTCACCTCGGCCCGCCGAAAGAGATTCAGGATAGGAGGACTGGCATTCGCTGGAAGCTGATTCCAGCGGGAGCGTTCACGATTGGCTGTACAGCGGGAGACCCGGACTGCTACCCGGACGAGATCCCTGCGCACGCAGTGACAATCTCTCGGCCCTATTACCTGGCGGCAAGTGAAACGACGGTTGGCCAGTACCGCCGTTTCGCGAACTCGGTGAGTGGGGTCACACCCACCCCGCCTGGGTTTTCTCAAGGCGAGGATCACCCTGTGGTGAAAGTGACGTGGGGCGACGCCGAGGCATTCTGCGGCTGGGCAGGGGGCCGCCTACCGACGGAGGCGGAGTGGGAATACGCGGCGCGCGCCGGCCGTTCGGACGGACGCTACCCGTGGGGGAATCAGATATCGCACGAGAGTGCCAACTACGCTGGCACCGAAGGGCGAGACTCCTGGGCATACACCTCACCGGTGCAAGGCTTCGCTCCGAACGGCTACGGGCTCCACGATATGGCGGGGAATGCCTGGGAGTGGGTGCAGGACGGGTACGGCAGCTACTGGAGCGGCGCAGCAACGGATCCGACAGGGCCTTCTTCCTCCTCCAAGCGTGTCTTGCGGGGCGGCTCCTGGAGCCATCAATCGAGGTGGTTGCGCGTCTCGAACCGCCACAGCTACTTGTCGGGCGATCGAAACGACAACATCGGGTTTCGATGTGCGAAGACTGAAATTCCTTGA